In one Bacillus sp. PK3_68 genomic region, the following are encoded:
- the mutY gene encoding A/G-specific adenine glycosylase: MNFPSLNNIEKVNVRQFQQDLLHWYKEEKRDLPWRKDQDPYKVWVSEIMLQQTRVDTVIPYFENFIKQFPTIEALAKADEDQVLKAWEGLGYYSRVRNLQAAVREVHEQYGGKVPDTKEKISSLKGVGPYTSGAILSIAYGVPEPAVDGNVMRVLSRILSIWEDIAKASSRKIFEEAIRQLISREDPSSFNQALMELGALICTPSSPSCLLCPVREHCCAFQEGTIHELPVKTKKKTMRHVHLAAAVVKTEKDEVIIQKRPSEGLLANLWEFPNTELSGMGSPKVELELFLRQVYGLEVQLDSEPFAKIQHVFSHLTWDIDVYGGTVSIADLKRENSRLVKAEEVEKYAFSVSHQKIWKKARQK; the protein is encoded by the coding sequence GTGAATTTTCCATCTCTTAATAATATAGAAAAAGTAAATGTCCGGCAATTTCAACAAGATTTGCTTCATTGGTATAAAGAGGAAAAGCGTGATCTGCCCTGGAGGAAAGACCAAGACCCTTACAAAGTGTGGGTGTCAGAGATTATGTTACAGCAAACGAGAGTGGACACGGTCATCCCGTATTTTGAAAACTTTATTAAGCAATTTCCGACAATTGAGGCACTTGCGAAAGCAGATGAAGATCAAGTGTTGAAAGCATGGGAAGGGCTGGGATATTATTCGCGTGTCCGCAATTTGCAGGCGGCAGTTCGTGAAGTGCATGAACAATATGGCGGGAAGGTACCTGATACAAAAGAAAAAATCTCTTCCTTAAAAGGAGTGGGGCCGTATACGAGTGGTGCCATCTTAAGTATTGCCTATGGAGTGCCTGAGCCTGCTGTGGACGGCAATGTTATGCGCGTGCTGTCCAGGATCCTATCGATTTGGGAGGATATTGCTAAAGCTTCCTCGAGAAAGATCTTTGAAGAGGCGATACGGCAGTTAATATCACGGGAAGATCCGTCTTCATTTAATCAGGCATTAATGGAATTAGGAGCGTTGATTTGTACGCCTTCCTCGCCTTCTTGTCTTCTTTGCCCGGTGAGGGAACATTGCTGTGCCTTCCAAGAGGGAACCATCCATGAACTGCCGGTCAAAACAAAAAAGAAAACGATGCGTCATGTCCACTTAGCGGCAGCTGTTGTAAAAACAGAAAAAGACGAAGTAATTATTCAAAAGCGTCCATCAGAAGGATTGCTTGCCAACCTGTGGGAGTTTCCGAATACCGAGCTCAGCGGAATGGGCAGTCCAAAAGTGGAATTGGAACTTTTTTTGAGACAAGTGTATGGTCTGGAGGTTCAATTAGACTCTGAGCCTTTTGCAAAAATACAGCACGTGTTCTCCCACTTAACGTGGGATATTGACGTATATGGAGGGACCGTTTCCATAGCAGATTTAAAAAGAGAAAACAGCCGTCTTGTAAAAGCAGAAGAGGTAGAAAAGTATGCTTTTTCTGTTTCCCATCAAAAAATTTGGAAAAAGGCCAGGCAGAAGTGA
- the fabL gene encoding enoyl-[acyl-carrier-protein] reductase FabL, whose translation MEQKVALVTGSSRGVGKQIALELARKGYDIVVNYARSKTAALETAEEIEQLGRKALVIKANVGDVDKVKAMFAEIKEKFGRLDVLINNAASGVQRPIMELEEKHWDWTMDINSKALLFCSQEAARLMEETGGGSIVSISSLGAIRYLKNYTAVGVSKAAVEALTRYLSVELAEKNIVVNAVSGGAIDTEALKHFPNREEILEDARMNTPAGRIVHIEDIVHTVMFLISEGAYMIRGQTIIVDGGRSLLV comes from the coding sequence ATGGAACAAAAAGTAGCATTAGTAACCGGTAGTAGCCGCGGCGTGGGCAAGCAGATCGCTCTTGAATTAGCTAGAAAGGGCTATGACATTGTTGTGAATTATGCACGCAGCAAAACAGCTGCCCTTGAAACAGCGGAAGAGATTGAACAATTAGGAAGAAAAGCACTCGTTATTAAGGCAAATGTGGGCGATGTGGACAAGGTAAAAGCAATGTTTGCGGAAATAAAGGAAAAGTTTGGCCGACTGGATGTGTTAATTAACAACGCAGCTTCCGGAGTTCAACGGCCGATTATGGAATTAGAAGAAAAGCATTGGGACTGGACGATGGACATTAACAGTAAAGCCTTGTTATTTTGTTCTCAGGAAGCAGCTCGCCTCATGGAAGAAACTGGAGGTGGAAGCATCGTCAGCATTAGTTCACTTGGAGCTATCCGCTATTTGAAAAATTACACAGCAGTGGGTGTGTCCAAAGCGGCTGTCGAGGCGTTGACGCGTTATCTATCAGTGGAGCTGGCGGAGAAGAACATTGTAGTCAATGCTGTTTCAGGTGGAGCTATCGATACGGAAGCACTGAAGCATTTCCCTAATCGTGAAGAAATATTGGAAGATGCGAGAATGAATACGCCTGCAGGAAGAATTGTCCATATAGAGGACATTGTACATACCGTTATGTTTTTAATTTCGGAAGGTGCGTATATGATTCGCGGGCAAACAATTATTGTTGATGGTGGACGCTCACTGTTAGTTTAA
- a CDS encoding gamma-type small acid-soluble spore protein, with translation MANQPNNRQRTQAGTDVNEVRQRNAASAAGQGANFGTEFGAETDAQQVRQQNAQSQARKNQAPTAGQSANFGTEFGAETDAQQVRQQNAQSQARKNQAPRNQ, from the coding sequence ATGGCAAACCAACCAAACAACAGACAACGTACACAAGCTGGTACAGATGTTAATGAAGTAAGACAACGCAATGCGGCTTCAGCTGCAGGTCAAGGTGCAAACTTCGGTACAGAGTTTGGTGCTGAGACAGATGCTCAGCAAGTGAGACAACAAAACGCTCAATCACAAGCTCGCAAGAACCAAGCGCCTACTGCAGGCCAAAGTGCAAACTTCGGTACAGAGTTTGGTGCTGAGACAGATGCTCAGCAAGTGAGACAACAAAACGCTCAATCACAAGC